In one window of Coralliovum pocilloporae DNA:
- a CDS encoding peroxiredoxin, with protein sequence MTIAVGDRLPDITVKAVTADGPADASTSELFAGKKVVLFAVPGAFTPTCHMNHLPGFVEHAAAIKAKGVDEIAVISVNDPFVMSAWAESTGAGDAITFLADGSAEFTKAIGLELDATAFGMGVRSLRYSMIVDNGSVTALNVEENPGQAEASGAEALLGQL encoded by the coding sequence ATGACTATTGCCGTGGGGGATCGCCTGCCGGATATCACCGTGAAAGCCGTGACGGCCGATGGACCGGCTGACGCGAGCACATCGGAGCTGTTTGCTGGCAAAAAGGTTGTTCTGTTTGCCGTACCAGGTGCATTCACACCAACATGCCACATGAACCATCTGCCCGGCTTCGTGGAACATGCTGCTGCCATCAAGGCGAAAGGTGTGGATGAGATTGCGGTTATTTCCGTCAATGACCCGTTTGTCATGAGTGCCTGGGCTGAATCCACAGGTGCCGGCGATGCCATTACCTTCCTGGCAGACGGCAGCGCGGAGTTTACCAAGGCTATCGGCCTTGAGCTCGACGCCACCGCTTTCGGCATGGGTGTCCGCTCTCTCCGCTACTCAATGATTGTCGACAATGGCTCTGTCACAGCGCTGAATGTTGAAGAAAACCCGGGACAGGCCGAAGCCTCAGGTGCCGAAGCCCTTCTTGGCCAACTGTAA
- a CDS encoding protein-disulfide reductase DsbD domain-containing protein — MKALSLLALALGVSTLVSAPVEAAQSNWSDTMGARMRVIAGGMETGNLVAGIEIELEKNWKTYWRNPGGAGIPPQLDFSRSTNVKSVDVRWPAPKRYFDGYATSLVYNDHIVLPLRITPEDPSKAIKLTLDMRYGVCSEICVPAVGNAAMLVHPLAADDPAMADRIGAFEQKVPVSDQAASFRIEGITRVDGKLKIKARVPDGEGKTDLFSHSSAPLALPLTKQLKTSDAEKVVQFEQRLPKDFPDEPVTLSFVLVKGSKAVEQSYSISKDAIVDLN, encoded by the coding sequence GTGAAAGCTCTTTCTTTGCTCGCCCTGGCCTTAGGCGTTTCAACGCTGGTATCCGCTCCTGTCGAAGCAGCCCAGTCGAACTGGTCTGACACAATGGGCGCGCGCATGCGGGTGATTGCTGGTGGCATGGAAACCGGTAATCTGGTTGCAGGCATCGAAATTGAGCTTGAAAAGAACTGGAAGACCTATTGGCGCAATCCGGGCGGGGCCGGTATTCCGCCGCAGCTTGATTTCTCGCGCTCCACCAACGTGAAGTCAGTGGATGTGCGCTGGCCCGCGCCCAAACGCTATTTCGATGGCTATGCCACGTCTCTCGTCTATAACGACCATATCGTGCTGCCGCTGCGGATCACCCCTGAAGACCCGAGCAAGGCCATCAAACTGACGCTTGATATGCGCTATGGCGTCTGCTCCGAAATCTGTGTACCTGCCGTGGGCAATGCTGCCATGCTGGTCCACCCGCTTGCGGCCGATGACCCGGCCATGGCCGACCGTATCGGTGCCTTCGAGCAGAAGGTGCCTGTTTCAGATCAGGCTGCCTCCTTCCGCATTGAAGGCATCACCAGGGTTGATGGCAAACTGAAGATCAAAGCCCGCGTTCCTGATGGTGAAGGCAAGACAGATCTGTTTTCCCACAGTTCTGCGCCCCTGGCCCTGCCTCTGACCAAGCAGCTCAAAACGTCAGACGCGGAAAAGGTCGTCCAGTTTGAACAGCGGCTCCCTAAAGATTTCCCCGACGAACCGGTTACCCTGTCTTTTGTGCTTGTCAAAGGGTCCAAAGCGGTTGAACAATCGTATTCCATCTCGAAAGACGCAATTGTTGACCTTAATTAG
- a CDS encoding YqgE/AlgH family protein: MDDLSDSLSDDLSDELPDELSDELSGQDYLDGQFLIAMPGMTDERFARSLVYICAHSEEGAMGIIVNREAPQISFSELLDQLEITTPGEPILLPDPDEQMTVHNGGPVDGGRGFVLHSSDFYIKESTLPIDDDVCLTATLEVLKAIAHGRGPRHALLALGYAGWAPGQLETEIQANGWLNCPGDMSLLFDEALDNKYDKALAKLGIDEAFLSMEPGRA, encoded by the coding sequence ATGGATGACCTGTCGGATAGTCTATCTGATGACTTGTCCGATGAGCTGCCCGATGAACTGTCTGATGAACTGTCTGGGCAGGATTATCTGGACGGACAGTTTCTGATTGCCATGCCGGGTATGACGGATGAGCGTTTTGCCAGATCTCTGGTTTATATCTGCGCCCATTCCGAAGAAGGCGCCATGGGGATTATCGTCAATCGGGAAGCGCCGCAGATCTCCTTTTCAGAACTGCTGGACCAGCTTGAAATCACAACGCCCGGCGAGCCGATCCTGCTGCCTGATCCCGACGAGCAGATGACGGTCCACAATGGTGGTCCGGTGGATGGCGGACGTGGCTTTGTGCTGCATTCATCCGATTTCTACATCAAGGAATCCACTCTGCCGATAGATGATGATGTCTGTCTGACCGCAACGCTTGAGGTGCTGAAGGCAATCGCCCATGGTCGCGGCCCGCGCCATGCCTTGCTGGCTCTCGGTTATGCAGGCTGGGCTCCGGGGCAGCTTGAAACGGAAATTCAGGCCAATGGCTGGCTGAACTGTCCGGGCGACATGTCCTTGCTGTTTGATGAAGCACTCGACAACAAATACGACAAGGCTCTCGCCAAACTCGGTATCGACGAAGCGTTTCTGTCCATGGAACCGGGGCGGGCCTGA
- a CDS encoding diacylglycerol/lipid kinase family protein yields the protein MDGQVSHPAIRTLTILANPVAGGYSPRRMRKYVNALAQQGIATQVRLTGSADDIVAYCADSSEQPDAIAVAGGDGTLVQAVRGLRQRPDPCPPLAVIPFGTANVLALSLGLGFSARSFADMIAGNRRVPVYTGRRNGDVFILMVSSGFDAQVVHALPLGLKRRLGKLAYGLTAIRQAFRRKRDVITVTVDGLTYEGRLAVITNTPHYGGPMVICPEASALKPGLHLVLLEKDSTLFLIRCAINLLRNRLADTPGVTILPCEAAELTSSSGAPLQSDGDAAGYTPVLLEADNEPVMMVVR from the coding sequence ATGGATGGACAGGTCTCTCACCCTGCAATCAGGACTTTGACCATTCTCGCCAACCCGGTGGCTGGCGGATATTCCCCGCGCAGGATGCGGAAATATGTAAACGCCCTCGCCCAACAGGGCATCGCGACGCAGGTCCGTCTGACCGGCTCAGCAGATGACATTGTTGCCTATTGCGCCGACAGTTCAGAACAACCGGATGCCATTGCAGTGGCTGGCGGTGATGGCACGCTGGTGCAGGCCGTCCGTGGACTGAGGCAGCGTCCTGATCCCTGCCCGCCTTTGGCAGTCATTCCCTTTGGCACAGCCAATGTTCTGGCCCTGTCTCTCGGGCTTGGCTTTTCTGCGAGAAGCTTCGCCGACATGATCGCAGGCAATCGCCGTGTGCCTGTCTATACCGGACGACGCAATGGCGACGTGTTCATTCTCATGGTGTCATCCGGGTTTGATGCTCAGGTGGTGCATGCCCTGCCCCTTGGACTGAAACGTCGCCTTGGCAAGCTGGCTTATGGATTAACCGCAATCCGGCAGGCCTTCAGGCGAAAGCGGGACGTGATCACAGTGACCGTTGACGGCCTGACCTATGAAGGACGTCTGGCCGTGATCACCAACACACCCCACTACGGCGGACCCATGGTCATCTGCCCTGAAGCCAGTGCTCTGAAGCCCGGCCTGCATCTGGTTCTGCTTGAGAAAGACAGCACCCTCTTCCTCATCCGCTGCGCCATCAACCTGCTGCGCAACCGGCTGGCAGATACGCCGGGCGTCACCATTCTGCCCTGTGAGGCCGCCGAACTGACCTCAAGCTCCGGGGCACCTCTGCAATCCGATGGTGATGCAGCAGGCTACACACCGGTTCTGCTAGAAGCCGACAATGAACCGGTGATGATGGTGGTGCGATAG
- the rnhA gene encoding ribonuclease HI has product MSDKRVVIYTDGACSGNPGPGGWGALLLWGEHEKTLSGGEAETTNNRMELMAAIEALKALKKRCPVDLYTDSQYVKGGITGWIHNWKRNGWKTAAKKPVKNADLWQLLDEQIARHDLTWHWVKGHAGIEGNERADELAREGMAPFKAA; this is encoded by the coding sequence ATGAGCGACAAACGTGTTGTGATCTATACGGATGGAGCCTGTTCGGGCAATCCGGGGCCCGGTGGCTGGGGCGCTTTGCTGCTTTGGGGTGAGCACGAGAAAACCCTGTCTGGCGGCGAGGCGGAGACCACCAATAACCGGATGGAACTGATGGCTGCGATTGAAGCCCTCAAGGCTCTCAAGAAGCGCTGTCCGGTCGATCTTTATACAGATTCTCAATATGTTAAGGGCGGCATTACCGGCTGGATCCATAATTGGAAACGCAATGGCTGGAAGACGGCGGCCAAGAAACCAGTGAAGAATGCCGATCTCTGGCAATTGCTTGATGAGCAGATTGCCCGCCATGATCTGACCTGGCACTGGGTAAAGGGTCACGCAGGTATTGAAGGTAACGAACGGGCTGACGAACTGGCCCGCGAAGGCATGGCTCCGTTCAAGGCCGCCTGA
- a CDS encoding homoserine kinase: MAVYTDVSDDMLADFLAQYEAGTLTSFKGIAEGVENSNYLLHTTGLSYILTLYEKRVDPNDLPFFLGLMEHLSARGLSCPTPIRNRTGETLGELAGRPAALISFLEGMWVRRPSALNCRQLGEAMAQMHVAGQDFAIERPNALSVESWRPLFEQSADDADTVAGGLRQIVRDELDYLEQNWPQDLPQGVIHADLFPDNVFFLSDRLSGLIDFYFACNDALVYDLAICLNAWCFEPDLSFNVTKAKALLVGYSRVRPLEPVEFDALPLLARGAALRFLLTRLHDWLRVPPGALVTPKDPLEYLRKLTFHQSVETSRAYGLDP; this comes from the coding sequence ATGGCCGTTTACACCGACGTCAGTGATGACATGCTGGCCGATTTTCTGGCTCAGTATGAAGCAGGCACTCTCACCTCCTTCAAGGGAATTGCAGAAGGGGTGGAGAATTCCAACTATCTGCTCCACACCACCGGCCTGTCTTATATTCTGACGCTGTATGAAAAACGTGTGGACCCCAATGATCTGCCGTTCTTTCTCGGCCTGATGGAACATCTGTCAGCACGCGGCCTGTCCTGCCCGACACCGATCCGGAACAGGACTGGTGAAACGCTGGGAGAACTGGCCGGACGCCCTGCCGCGCTGATCTCCTTTCTTGAGGGGATGTGGGTCCGACGCCCGAGTGCGCTGAACTGTCGTCAGCTTGGCGAAGCCATGGCCCAGATGCATGTGGCCGGGCAGGATTTCGCCATCGAGCGGCCAAATGCCTTGTCGGTTGAAAGCTGGCGACCTCTGTTTGAGCAATCAGCAGATGACGCTGACACGGTCGCTGGTGGCCTGCGGCAGATCGTGCGCGACGAGCTGGATTATCTGGAGCAGAACTGGCCACAGGATCTGCCTCAAGGGGTTATCCATGCGGACCTGTTCCCGGACAATGTCTTCTTTCTGAGCGATCGCCTCTCCGGACTGATCGACTTCTACTTCGCCTGTAATGATGCCCTGGTCTATGATCTGGCCATCTGCCTCAATGCCTGGTGTTTCGAGCCAGATCTGTCTTTCAATGTGACAAAGGCGAAGGCCCTTCTTGTGGGCTACAGTCGGGTTCGTCCTCTTGAACCGGTCGAATTCGATGCCCTGCCGCTTCTTGCTCGCGGGGCAGCGTTACGGTTCCTGCTGACACGCCTGCATGATTGGCTTCGCGTGCCTCCGGGTGCCCTTGTCACCCCGAAAGACCCGCTTGAATATCTGCGCAAGCTGACCTTCCACCAGAGCGTGGAGACCAGCCGCGCCTATGGTCTTGATCCGTAA
- the ispH gene encoding 4-hydroxy-3-methylbut-2-enyl diphosphate reductase translates to MSKPDLKIYLAAPRGFCAGVDRAIQIVELALEKYGPPVYVRHEIVHNRFVVEGLKAKGAVFVEELDEIPDTEQPVIFSAHGVPKKVPEAAESRNMFYLDATCPLVSKVHKEAQIHHKRGYDIVLIGHKGHPEVVGTMGQLPDGAVTLIETIEDARALQPKNPDNLAWITQTTLSVDDTSDIIGELKQRFPNITGPHKDDICYATTNRQDAVKAISPKVDAVIVVGAPNSSNSKRLREVAEREGCSKAFLLQRASDIDWTRFDGVEALGITAGASAPEVLVEEMIEAFQSRYSVTVEAVTTAEETIAFNLPRELRA, encoded by the coding sequence ATGAGCAAACCGGATCTGAAAATCTATCTGGCTGCCCCGCGCGGGTTCTGCGCTGGCGTGGATCGCGCCATCCAGATTGTCGAACTGGCGCTCGAAAAATACGGCCCGCCGGTTTATGTGCGTCATGAGATTGTCCATAACCGGTTTGTGGTGGAAGGCCTGAAAGCCAAAGGTGCCGTCTTTGTTGAGGAGCTGGACGAGATTCCTGACACGGAACAGCCGGTTATCTTCTCAGCCCATGGGGTTCCGAAGAAGGTTCCCGAGGCAGCGGAAAGCCGCAACATGTTCTACCTGGACGCCACCTGTCCCCTGGTTTCCAAGGTCCACAAAGAAGCACAGATTCATCACAAGCGCGGATATGACATCGTGCTGATCGGCCATAAGGGCCATCCGGAAGTGGTGGGGACTATGGGACAACTGCCCGACGGGGCCGTGACACTGATCGAGACCATTGAAGATGCCCGTGCGCTTCAGCCGAAGAACCCGGACAATCTGGCCTGGATCACACAGACGACCCTGTCTGTGGATGATACCAGCGATATTATCGGCGAGCTGAAACAGCGCTTCCCCAACATTACCGGGCCGCACAAGGATGATATCTGCTATGCCACGACCAACCGGCAGGATGCAGTAAAGGCCATCTCTCCCAAGGTCGATGCTGTGATTGTCGTAGGTGCACCCAACTCGTCAAACTCCAAGCGCCTGCGTGAAGTTGCTGAACGGGAAGGCTGCAGCAAGGCTTTCCTGCTGCAGCGGGCGTCCGATATCGACTGGACCCGGTTCGACGGGGTTGAAGCACTTGGCATCACAGCGGGGGCATCGGCTCCCGAGGTTCTGGTCGAGGAAATGATTGAGGCCTTCCAGTCCCGTTATTCCGTGACTGTCGAGGCGGTCACCACAGCAGAAGAAACCATTGCCTTCAACCTGCCGCGCGAATTGCGGGCATAA
- a CDS encoding TIGR01459 family HAD-type hydrolase produces MSSSLVPPCHGLRDLAPHYRALLCDVWGVIHNGVQSFETSTHALERYREETGGAVILLTNAPRPHQPILTQLAGLGVPETAFDAVVTSGDVTLALVQAAAEEGKAAYHLGPERDRTLFDGIDIELVEEDDADLVINTGLFDDTTETPEDYVHQFERMIERDLPMICANPDLVVERGGKTIFCAGALAEAYDALGGEVVLVGKPYAPVYERAFDVLEGLLGDRPALSDVLAIGDGLRTDIKGATLQGLDALFVTGGIHSSEVGDSETPEAEKVTATLMENNLKSIGFLRDLVW; encoded by the coding sequence ATGTCCTCCTCGCTTGTGCCGCCATGCCATGGCCTCCGTGACCTTGCCCCACATTACCGCGCTCTTCTGTGCGATGTCTGGGGTGTCATTCACAACGGAGTTCAGTCCTTTGAGACATCGACCCATGCCCTTGAGCGCTATCGTGAGGAAACCGGTGGTGCGGTTATCCTGCTCACCAATGCGCCGCGGCCGCATCAGCCCATTCTGACCCAGCTGGCGGGTCTTGGTGTTCCTGAGACAGCCTTTGATGCCGTGGTCACTTCTGGTGATGTAACTCTGGCTCTGGTGCAGGCTGCAGCTGAGGAAGGCAAAGCCGCCTATCACCTTGGCCCTGAGCGTGACCGCACCCTGTTTGACGGGATTGATATCGAGCTGGTTGAGGAAGATGACGCGGACCTTGTCATCAATACAGGCCTGTTTGATGACACAACAGAAACACCGGAAGACTATGTACACCAGTTCGAGCGGATGATTGAGCGCGATCTGCCGATGATCTGCGCCAATCCGGATCTGGTGGTTGAGCGGGGCGGCAAGACCATCTTCTGCGCCGGTGCTCTGGCAGAAGCCTATGACGCCCTTGGCGGTGAGGTTGTTCTGGTGGGCAAGCCCTATGCACCGGTCTATGAGCGGGCTTTTGACGTACTGGAAGGGCTTCTGGGCGATCGCCCGGCCCTGTCAGATGTGCTCGCTATTGGCGATGGCCTCCGGACTGATATCAAGGGTGCCACCCTGCAGGGGCTGGATGCCCTGTTTGTCACAGGCGGCATTCATTCCTCAGAAGTTGGTGACAGCGAGACACCGGAAGCCGAAAAGGTGACCGCCACACTGATGGAAAACAATCTGAAAAGTATCGGTTTCCTGCGGGATCTCGTCTGGTAA
- a CDS encoding EAL domain-containing protein, which yields MARTSAFIIGLSMVVIAASVGLVLHMQYGLSVIEALLASTLMLLALVLFNSQFQRSRDRERLEEKLDEVRLVKTEQDRALEDIRKELAIFHQTLPEHIRHNLDPLTAEVEVFGTLIRQLAETMAQMDARIDTLDEWKTELERRLSAPPQRRAPQQPQAALGGQQRHDAPHDAPTRNQDGIRQRWPQSNPAGPDPLAATLRRSIAENRIDLHLQPIVTLPQRQVFAYEALTRVRDENDTILMPEDYTAAAEGAGVMPMIDNTMLLKSVQILRRMNQRKRDVSIFCNISAASLINGEFFGNFMNYIEANRELADNMIFEFSHATVREMGPLEYETLSALTDLGFRFSMDQLEDLRFDFRDLNRLGFQFVKVPASKLITGWPDSGSDIHAADLSRLLARNGLEMIADVIENEATVVDVLECDAQYGQGNLFAPPRPVRAEAMRPLERDGQQSRRAAE from the coding sequence ATGGCCCGCACCAGCGCATTTATCATTGGCCTGTCCATGGTGGTCATTGCCGCATCTGTGGGGCTTGTCCTGCATATGCAATATGGCCTTAGCGTGATTGAGGCCCTGCTTGCGTCAACCCTGATGCTCCTGGCTCTGGTTCTGTTCAACAGCCAGTTCCAGCGCAGTCGTGACCGCGAACGGCTGGAGGAAAAGCTGGATGAGGTCCGTCTCGTCAAGACAGAACAGGACCGGGCACTGGAGGATATCCGCAAGGAACTGGCAATCTTTCACCAGACCCTGCCGGAACATATCCGCCACAATCTCGACCCTCTCACAGCTGAGGTGGAGGTTTTTGGCACCCTGATCCGTCAACTGGCAGAAACCATGGCGCAGATGGATGCCCGTATCGACACGCTTGATGAGTGGAAGACCGAGCTGGAACGGAGACTATCTGCTCCGCCACAACGCCGTGCACCGCAACAGCCTCAAGCCGCTTTGGGCGGGCAACAGCGTCATGATGCGCCTCATGATGCACCGACCCGCAATCAGGATGGCATCCGCCAGCGCTGGCCGCAATCCAATCCGGCAGGACCGGACCCGCTGGCCGCAACATTGAGACGATCCATTGCGGAAAACCGCATCGATCTGCATCTGCAGCCGATTGTTACCCTGCCTCAGCGCCAGGTTTTCGCTTATGAAGCCCTGACCCGCGTGCGGGACGAGAATGACACCATCCTGATGCCTGAAGATTACACGGCAGCAGCAGAGGGTGCCGGTGTCATGCCGATGATCGACAACACAATGCTGCTGAAGTCGGTACAGATCCTGCGCCGCATGAACCAGCGCAAGCGGGATGTCTCGATTTTCTGCAACATCTCGGCTGCCAGCCTGATCAATGGCGAATTCTTCGGTAATTTCATGAATTATATAGAGGCCAATCGTGAGCTGGCCGACAATATGATCTTTGAATTCAGCCATGCCACTGTGCGTGAGATGGGGCCGCTGGAATATGAGACCCTCAGTGCCCTGACTGATCTTGGTTTCCGGTTCTCCATGGATCAACTTGAAGATCTGCGGTTTGATTTCCGCGACCTGAACCGTCTTGGCTTCCAGTTCGTCAAGGTTCCCGCCAGCAAGCTGATCACCGGCTGGCCCGATTCCGGATCTGACATCCATGCAGCCGATCTGTCACGGCTTCTGGCGCGCAATGGCCTTGAGATGATCGCTGATGTGATCGAAAACGAAGCAACCGTTGTGGATGTGCTGGAATGTGACGCCCAGTATGGGCAGGGCAATCTGTTCGCACCGCCCCGTCCGGTCCGGGCCGAGGCCATGCGCCCGCTTGAGCGAGACGGGCAGCAAAGCCGCAGAGCTGCGGAATAG
- a CDS encoding ribonuclease HII: MPSSRKTGQHTRRSSHQPPDHGDLFPEPDEPTYQLEADAITRHGGHVAGVDEAGRGPLAGPVVTAAVILDPKAIPDGLDDSKKLSATKRDALFDAVTEAALAISVCSAAPATIDRLNIRAATLQAMSRSVAALALPTSAALIDGRDIPPGLPCPGSAIIKGDGRSLSIAAASIIAKVTRDRMMEQLEQFYPGYGLGRHMGYGTKMHREALERLGPSPCHRLSFAPVARAEALAKALHDG; the protein is encoded by the coding sequence ATGCCGTCATCGCGCAAGACAGGACAACACACACGCCGTTCCTCTCATCAGCCTCCTGATCACGGGGACCTGTTTCCGGAACCGGACGAGCCAACTTATCAGTTGGAGGCTGATGCAATTACCAGACATGGCGGCCATGTCGCAGGGGTCGATGAGGCCGGGCGCGGCCCTCTGGCCGGCCCTGTGGTCACGGCAGCGGTTATTCTCGACCCCAAAGCCATTCCAGATGGTCTTGACGATTCAAAGAAGCTATCTGCGACCAAACGGGACGCGCTGTTTGATGCGGTAACCGAAGCCGCCCTCGCCATATCCGTCTGCTCTGCCGCACCGGCAACCATTGACCGGCTGAATATTCGCGCGGCAACCTTACAGGCAATGAGCCGGTCTGTTGCCGCCCTGGCCCTCCCGACATCAGCGGCACTGATTGACGGGCGAGATATCCCGCCTGGCCTTCCCTGCCCCGGATCAGCCATTATCAAGGGCGACGGTCGGTCCCTGTCGATTGCCGCCGCCTCCATCATTGCCAAGGTTACCCGTGACAGAATGATGGAACAGCTCGAGCAGTTCTATCCCGGTTACGGGTTGGGCAGGCATATGGGCTATGGCACGAAAATGCACCGAGAGGCGCTCGAACGGCTTGGCCCATCGCCCTGCCACCGGCTCAGCTTTGCCCCGGTTGCCCGTGCAGAAGCGCTGGCAAAGGCGCTGCATGACGGTTAA
- a CDS encoding LysE family translocator yields the protein MSQSLLLFAITEFFLSLSPGPAVLLVVSQALHKSGSAAFASMMGIMAANTLYFILSAVGLGALLVSSSALFTGLKIAGCAYLLWMAYEIVRDVVRKGENEHYVTSDRSVVSRRAGLWADFFKAFLVQASSVKNLVIFLSIIPQFVDPSEPVLWQFVLLGLVSLLVEAPILAGYAIAASALGRISSGRASTIFDLTAALLLVVIAVSVALGT from the coding sequence ATGTCCCAGTCCCTGCTGCTGTTTGCGATTACCGAATTTTTCCTGAGCCTTTCCCCCGGTCCTGCCGTGCTTCTGGTCGTCTCCCAGGCCCTGCACAAGTCCGGCTCGGCAGCTTTTGCGTCGATGATGGGGATCATGGCGGCCAACACGCTCTATTTCATCTTGTCAGCCGTCGGCCTCGGGGCGCTGCTGGTCTCCTCCTCTGCCTTGTTTACCGGCCTGAAGATTGCCGGATGCGCCTATCTGTTGTGGATGGCATACGAGATTGTCAGAGATGTCGTCCGCAAGGGCGAGAATGAGCATTATGTCACCTCCGACAGGTCCGTTGTGTCCCGTCGGGCCGGACTCTGGGCCGATTTCTTCAAGGCCTTTCTGGTTCAGGCATCCAGTGTGAAGAATCTGGTCATCTTCCTCTCCATTATTCCACAATTCGTCGACCCGTCCGAACCCGTCCTCTGGCAATTCGTGCTGCTGGGCCTTGTTTCCCTGCTGGTTGAAGCGCCCATTCTGGCCGGTTACGCCATTGCCGCCAGCGCCCTGGGACGCATAAGCAGTGGTCGGGCCAGCACTATCTTTGACCTGACCGCTGCCCTTCTGCTTGTGGTCATCGCCGTCAGCGTCGCTTTGGGAACATAA
- a CDS encoding DEAD/DEAH box helicase, translating to MSHFDTLGLSSSLLKTVAGLGFDTPTPIQREAIPLVLEGHDIMGLAQTGTGKTAAFGLPLVHKLVEEHQRPEPKTARALILAPTRELVNQIGANLRSYVKRTPLRVEQIIGGASIAGQCRRMERGADILVATPGRLLDLVDRRAITLDKTTFLVLDEADQMLDLGFIHSLRKIAKLLARPRQTLLFSATMPKQMEDLSRSYLTDPVRIEVSPPGKAADKIRQSVHFVHARGKPDLLKRCLSERKDALSLVFARTKHGAEKLMKLLVASGFKASSVHGNKSQGQRERAIQAFRDGNVRVLVATDVAARGIDIPGVTHVYNYNLPEVPDIYVHRIGRTARAGADGEAIAFCAPEEKKLLRSVERLMKMGIPIASGHHVIEGTENAQQADAEDAFGDFRPEGRLEGRSERRQERSPRRKPQGKTQGKAQGKPRSKDKTRSKSQGQGQAQGKPRGKAPNRDQDRYQDSAFDTAQNRAPSRTQNRSDDRSEGEREFTRRPRKAKVAGGKPDNRPKKRTKSGKDGSGRPAGKFTGKPAGKRRGPANDNPRANGGNRPERKAS from the coding sequence TTGTCACATTTCGATACGCTGGGCCTCTCGTCCAGCCTGCTCAAGACCGTTGCCGGGCTTGGCTTTGATACCCCGACCCCAATTCAGCGCGAAGCGATCCCGCTTGTTCTTGAGGGCCATGACATTATGGGCCTCGCCCAGACCGGAACCGGCAAGACAGCCGCCTTCGGCCTGCCGCTTGTGCATAAGCTGGTTGAAGAGCATCAGCGCCCTGAGCCGAAAACAGCCCGTGCTCTGATCCTGGCACCGACCCGTGAACTGGTGAACCAGATTGGTGCAAACCTGCGCTCTTACGTCAAGCGGACACCGCTGCGTGTGGAGCAGATCATCGGTGGTGCTTCCATCGCCGGTCAGTGTCGCCGGATGGAGCGTGGTGCTGATATTCTGGTGGCCACACCGGGTCGCCTGCTTGATCTGGTGGACCGTCGGGCCATCACTCTGGACAAGACCACCTTTCTGGTGCTCGATGAAGCTGACCAGATGCTGGATCTGGGCTTCATCCACTCTCTCAGAAAGATTGCCAAACTTCTGGCCAGACCGCGCCAGACCCTTCTGTTTTCCGCAACCATGCCGAAGCAGATGGAAGATCTGTCCCGCAGCTATCTGACCGATCCGGTCCGGATCGAGGTGAGCCCTCCGGGCAAGGCAGCTGACAAGATCCGTCAGTCGGTGCATTTCGTTCACGCACGCGGCAAACCTGACCTGCTGAAACGGTGCCTGTCCGAGCGCAAGGATGCCCTGTCTCTGGTGTTCGCCCGCACCAAGCATGGTGCCGAAAAGCTGATGAAACTGCTTGTCGCCAGTGGCTTCAAGGCCAGCTCTGTTCATGGCAACAAGAGCCAGGGCCAGCGTGAGCGGGCCATTCAGGCCTTCCGTGATGGCAATGTCCGGGTGCTGGTGGCAACCGACGTGGCAGCCCGTGGGATTGATATTCCCGGCGTGACCCACGTCTATAACTACAATCTGCCGGAAGTGCCGGATATCTATGTGCACCGGATTGGCCGCACAGCGCGCGCCGGTGCGGATGGCGAGGCAATTGCCTTCTGTGCGCCGGAAGAAAAGAAACTGCTGCGTTCTGTGGAACGGCTGATGAAGATGGGCATTCCCATCGCCAGCGGTCATCACGTGATCGAGGGCACCGAGAATGCTCAGCAGGCAGATGCCGAAGACGCGTTTGGAGATTTCCGCCCGGAAGGTCGGCTTGAAGGTCGGTCTGAACGCCGCCAGGAGCGTTCTCCGCGTCGCAAACCTCAAGGTAAGACCCAGGGTAAGGCGCAGGGTAAACCCCGTTCCAAGGACAAGACGCGCAGCAAATCCCAGGGTCAGGGTCAGGCTCAGGGCAAACCCAGAGGCAAGGCTCCGAACAGAGACCAGGATCGCTATCAGGACAGCGCCTTTGATACCGCCCAGAACCGTGCTCCCAGCCGTACTCAGAACCGGTCTGATGACAGGTCTGAAGGCGAGCGCGAGTTCACACGCCGTCCCCGCAAGGCGAAAGTCGCAGGTGGTAAACCTGATAACCGTCCAAAGAAACGGACAAAGTCAGGAAAAGACGGCTCCGGTCGCCCTGCAGGGAAGTTCACCGGCAAACCGGCAGGAAAACGCCGCGGCCCGGCCAATGACAACCCCAGAGCCAATGGCGGCAATCGGCCTGAGCGCAAGGCATCCTGA